One Ctenopharyngodon idella isolate HZGC_01 chromosome 3, HZGC01, whole genome shotgun sequence genomic window, tatccactttttcattTCAGTATGACTGAGACACATCATCATAAGAGTTGAAGTGTCTCTCTCACCTCTGAAGATGGTCTCATGTGTGAtctgaaatgaaagaaagaagcgTTATAGCAGCATTTATAGTGTTCATGAAGGATTCATtactgtgtgagtttgtgttcatgttgaaCTGCAGCTCTAAAGACTCCTCCAGACACTGAGCAGATTTGTCCCCGAGCGCATATTGTTCTCTTTCAGTTCACGAGAATGTTTCACTTTGCGTGTCGGCATGTTTGAACAATCGGTACACTTTCACTTGAAAGTAACAAATTTGATCATCAGCCAGAGGAGGGACCCAGGAGACACATTGCGCTCAGACTCAaatgcctgtatccacttttgtgtccttaaacgCTCGTTTTTGGGGGGGTTGACAGTTTATAAAATCTTGGTTCTGGTGTTTTaagcttgttttctgtacaccctgtcacataacagcttttagacattgttatggttttgttataagtcagaaatgacaaggaggcagcttcacgcaatacaaagtcaatggagataGTTGGatcgtggttttcagattatgacgcgtgtcgctctgtctctatagcgaactgaactgagctggacgatgacagcactgttttctccagagctgatGATTCCCGTTCACACTGTGGTAAGTTCatgaatgatttttacaacagaaatGAATCAAAAACCTACTTAAACTGGACAATAACTTTCCTCTAGAGCTGCTGTCTCTGTCCATTAGtatcctgttatcactgtaaatctGCTTTGAAACTATCTGGGCTgaatttcccaaaagcatcgtaagcctaagcTGATCACAGAGACCATTGGTGGGAAACGCAGGCCTGTGTtgataaagcgctatataaataaaggagaATTTAACACAGATTTCCTTCTCATTATTTCAGCTACATATTATATTAGACAAAACAAGTAACAATTACAGCAAGTGAAATATCGCACAGAAACCATTAATGAATGACGTTCAGTGTGATGACAGGATGATCCTCTGGACACGAGCTGTTGATCTGCTCAGAttcagaatgattcagtgaatcagATTCATCAGATCTGAGCTTCTTCTGGACCGCAGATTCAGGATCCCTGAGAGAAACACATTCAGATACAGCAGATGAAGATTCACacataccccttttccaccgaCACAGTTCCTGTGTGGATATAAATGATGTGAATATGCTTTATTATGTTAAGTGTTCCTGGCTTGTGTTCGTTCTTGAACCATGCCGTGAGAGGTGGTTCATGGACCAGAAAGATCAGTTCAGCTCTAAAAGCCAGAGAAACACTGGCGCTGTCTCAATGAGCAATCATTGCTctttatatctaaatatatacacaatacaaCTATGTGTGCGAGAGAGCGAGTGAATCAAtgctttcagtttcagtttatcTCCAGAAAGGACAGATGATTGTACCGGCAGTGTATGTGAACTGCCAGTTCACTAAAATCACTCCTGATACGGTGAACAGTACCGACCGCACAAACACCGGGACACGCACTGTTGGTTTTGGATGGGTTATAGACAGGTAAACACCGTTCCTTCCATTCTCTCGCTTTGATTCACTCACCTGATTTCTGAATCACTGAGCTGAAAGTTGCTCTTCTCTGCTTTCAGAAAATATCTGACAACACATTGAAACTGATTATTAAATACTActatattcatcaaagtattttctatatatatattcagagaGATTTTATAGTTCAGGCCACTGATTTCATCAAGATTTCATGACTATTTATAGTCTCTCATACACAATGAATCACTCGTGACTCACCTGAAGATCCTTTTACGCAGTAAGAAACAGATCAAGAGCAGAAAAACAACCGTGATGAAGAAAAGAGCAGAAATCCACCAGAACTGATCTAAACAAGCCACACAATATAAAATCAGATCTGATCTACACAATCAACAACACAATACAATCATCTGAATGAATgagctatatattatatatttcttctctttctctaaaCTTTGGCATGTGTCTTATATGTGATCTTCAGTCAGATATTTCAGACTCAATCATCATCTGAACTCACGTGAATCTGGAGTTTGTGTCGATCCGCCGCTGGAGTCTGTGTCgttaaacactgaaaaacacattcataatcatcatgattcacttacaaaagatttacttcaacacagagtttgatctgaatcaggacagattcacttcaacacagagtttgatctgaatcaggacagattcacttcaaacagagtttgatctgaatcaggactgattcacttcaacacagagtttgatctgaatcaggactgATTCACTTCaaacagagtttgatctgaatcaggactgATTCACTTCAagcagagtttgatctgaatcaggacagattcacttgaacacagagtttgatctgaatcaggacagattcacttgaacacagagtttgatctgaatcaggacagattcacttcaagcagagtttgatctgaatcaggacagattcacttcaaacagagtttgatctgaatcaggacagattcacttcaacacagagtttgatctgaatcaggacagattcacttcaacacagagtttgatctgaatcaggacagattcacttcaaacagtttgatctgaatcaggacagattcacttgaacacagagtttgatctgaatcaggacagattcacttcaagcagagtttgatctgaatcaggacagattcacttcaaacagagtttgatctgaatcaggacagattcacttcaacacagagtttgatctgaatcaggacagattcacttcaacacagagtttgatctgaatcaggacagattcacttcaaacagtttgatctgaatcaggacagattcacttcaacacagagtttgatctgaatcaggacagattcacttcaaacagtttgatctgaatcaggacagattcacttcaacacagagtttgatcggaatcaggacagattcacttcaagcagagtttgatctgaatcaggacagattcacttcaacacagagtttgatctgaatcaggacagattcacttcaaaCAGTTTGATCTAAATCAGcacagattcacttcaacacagagtttgatctgaatcaggacagattcacttcaaacagtttgatctgaatcagcacagattcacttcaacacagagtttgatctgaatcaggacagattcgcttgaacacagagtttgatctgaatcaggacagattcgCTTCAAActgagtttgatctgaatcaggacagattcacttcaaacagagtttgatctgaatcaggacagattcacttcaagcagagtttgatctgaatcaggacagattcacttcaagcagagtttgatctgaatcaggacagatgtGTGTGTCTCTTTTAATGAACATCTGCAATAATGTCGAGGCAGATTCACATAGTAATGAATGTGTTTGAAGTGTATCAGAAGTGAATCTCAGTCATCATTTCTTCTCCTtcatgtcactccaaacctCTGTGACTTTAATTTCATGGACCAAAAACACTGAGgtttcctttaaaaaatatctgcttttgtgtttgacagagaaaagaaagtcattcaggtttggaacgacatgaggatatTTCTGTGTGAAGTGTCTCTTTAAGTATCATCTGTCCATAATAAACATCATCATGAGAGATGAAGTGTCTCTCTCACCTCTGAAGATGGTCTCATGTGTGATctgaaaggaaagaaagaatCATTAGAGCAGCATTTATAGTGTTCATGAAGGATTCATTACTGTGTGAgtttattgtgttcatgttgaaCTGCAGCTCTAAAGATTCATAGTCAAAAGAAAATGATCatcatttctgtttaaatatgaaaacagaTGAATGTTGAGAGAGATTGAGTTGATTTACTCCTTTAGAATGACACTGAATCTCATGATGAAGTTGATCCACACAGTGAGAAGTGACGAGATGATCAGATGAGACTGAAATAACAGGATCGATCAGTGTTTCAGGATCTGATGGATCTGCTATCAGATGCCTGTCCTGAACAAATCAAACACAAGATGATCagatcgtgtgtgtgtgtgtgtgtgtgtgtgtgtgtgtgtgtgtgtgtgtgtaacagtcaCCTCTGTATACCAGCTCTGTTCACAGTCAGGATCATTGATTGTGTGATTCAGAATCACAGGCAGAATCTTGTACACAAACCCCACTGCTGTCTGAATCTCTGCACACGTCATGTTGATGATGTCCATGATCCAAAACTGAAAAGAGTTTTCATAGAACAAACATTAAacctttaaatatttaccaAGCATGTAATgatgtctttatttctttttaactCATTCAACAGACGACACATAACTGCTTATCGAGGGGTAATCCAGAATTGAAAATTCATAAGGTCAAAAGCACAGGCAAACAGAGGAATCCAAAACAGGCCTAGagaggagtgccctctggtggataTCAAGTGCACTGCAGCTGGTGGATGAGACGCGCACCTCAACACTGTCCTCCTCCTCAAACCAAACCACAGGGTGGCACAGAAATCttcattatttcaacataaaaatGAGTTTGACTAATGAACTACACTGCTTTAGTG contains:
- the LOC127508206 gene encoding uncharacterized protein LOC127508206; this encodes MDIINMTCAEIQTAVGFVYKILPVILNHTINDPDCEQSWYTEDRHLIADPSDPETLIDPVISVSSDHLVTSHCVDQLHHEIQCHSKGITHETIFRVFNDTDSSGGSTQTPDSHQFWWISALFFITVVFLLLICFLLRKRIFRYFLKAEKSNFQLSDSEIRDPESAVQKKLRSDESDSLNHSESEQINSSCPEDHPVITLNVIH